One genomic segment of Mangifera indica cultivar Alphonso chromosome 6, CATAS_Mindica_2.1, whole genome shotgun sequence includes these proteins:
- the LOC123219374 gene encoding uncharacterized protein LOC123219374 isoform X2 — translation MLSFSSRPLLLFRIDRLLRLKRTYLKPTPVDYLQGRCFYYNLSCNWKMDRTKEKSDVVYTVKKPKNNYLVWRPVSSQASFAEECSVNQVKVGSDDVSQTQEVTVGSEDIRQIQEVQCSTSSDVSDAQHVVKVEAVTEVTDSTLSSHTLSDDVEVRASIRHSEISAEKHSLSLEVVIGLSIIGASVIRFVKGREGSMQKKIEEEMGVKIIIPSSRKEDSIIIEGISLDSINKASERIQSIVNEAVNSPSLEYSHFISLPLAIHPELVDKLVNFQKSVLGIGDAHLDENADCDSSKDTSDNGDRDRKLNKRPSVVGDDNELVQVDVKSIDEKPDVAVECKVGDDNKHVEVDIKSIPLVSYTPKAAKSSFVSDLGIDKSIFIKPKTFHLTVLMLKLWNKDRVNAATEVLKSISSKVKDALDNRPIFVRLKGLDCMRGSLAKARVVYAPVEEIGDDGRLLRACQVIIDAFNEAGLVLEKDAKQKLKLHATVMNARHQKRLYRKSGTRKLDSFDARDIFKQYGSEEWGEYIIREAHLSQRFLFDESGYYHCCASVPFPEDMKAN, via the exons ATGTTGAGTTTCAGCAGCAGGCCTCTCCTGCTTTTCAG AATAGACCGTTTACTGAGATTAAAACGCACTTATTTGAAACCAACTCCGGTTGATTACCTTCAG GGACGCTGTTTTTACTATAATTTGAGCTGTAATTGGAAGATGGATAGGACAAAAGAAAAGTCAGATGTTGTGTACACGGTCAAAAAGCCAAAAAACAATTATCTTGTATGGAGACCCGTCAGTAGTCAAGCCAGTTTCGCTGAAG AATGCTCAGTAAACCAAGTGAAAGTTGGTTCAGATGATGTTAGTCAAACACAAGAAGTGACAGTTGGGTCAGAAGATATAAGACAAATTCAAGAAGTGCAGTGCAGCACATCGAGTGATGTTTCAGATGCTCAACATGTTGTGAAGGTTGAAGCAGTGACTGAAGTAACTGACTCAACACTCAGTTCTCATACATTGTCGGATGATGTTGAGGTTAGAGCATCAATAAGACACTCAGAGATTTCAGCTGAAAAGCATTCACTTTCACTAGAGGTAGTGATTGGCTTGTCAATA ATTGGTGCCTCTGTAATTCGATTTGTCAAGGGAAGAGA GGGATCCATgcagaaaaaaattgaagaggagATGGGAGTTAAGATTATCATTCCATCATCAAGGAAGGAGGATTCGATAA TCATCGAAGGCATTTCATTGGATAGTATAAATAAAGCTTCAGAAAGGATACAATCCATTGTTAATGAG gCAGTCAATAGCCCAAGTCTTGAGTACTCACACTTTATATCTCTTCCATTAGCTATTCATCCAGAACTGGTTGATAAgcttgttaattttcaaaaatctgtCCTGGGAATTGGTGATGCCCACCTAGATGAGAATGCAGATTGTGATTCTAGCAAGGATACTTCTGACAATGGAGACAGGGACCGAAAGTTGAATAAAAGACCTAGTGTAGTTGGAGATGACAATGAGCTTGTTCAAGTGGATGTAAAGAGCATAGATGAAAAACCTGATGTTGCAGTTGAGTGTAAAGTTGGAGATGACAATAAGCATGTTGAAGTGGACATAAAGAGTATACCTCTTGTTAGTTACACGCCTAAAGCAGCAAAGTCTTCCTTTGTATCTG ACTTGGGAATCGACAAGTCCAtatttattaaaccaaaaaccTTTCACTTAACAGTGCTGATGTTGAAGTTGTGGAACAAGGACCGAGTTAATGCAGCTACGGAGGTTTTGAAG AGTATTTCCTCAAAAGTGAAGGATGCCTTGGATAATCGACCCATCTTTGTAAGACTAAAGGGGCTG GATTGCATGAGAGGTTCTTTGGCCAAAGCTCGTGTTGTCTATGCTCCAGTGGAAGAAATAGGTGATGATGGTCGACTTCTCCGTGCATGTC AAGTCATTATTGATGCATTTAATGAAGCTGGACTTGTGCTTGAGAAAGATGCTAAACAGAAATTGAAG TTGCACGCAACTGTAATGAATGCAAGGCATCAGAAAAG ATTGTACAGGAAGAGTGGGACAAGAAAGCTCGATTCGTTTGATGCACGAGACATTTTCAAGCAATATGGATCTGAGGAATGGGGAGAGTATATTATCCGTGAGGCTCATCTTTCACAGAgatttttatttgatgaaagTGGATATTATCATTGCTGTGCTTCAGTACCTTTTCCTGAAGATATGAAAGCAAACTGA
- the LOC123219374 gene encoding uncharacterized protein LOC123219374 isoform X8 — MLSFSSRPLLLFRIDRLLRLKRTYLKPTPVDYLQGRCFYYNLSCNWKMDRTKEKSDVVYTVKKPKNNYLVWRPVSSQASFAEECSVNQVKVGSDDVSQTQEVTVGSEDIRQIQEVQCSTSSDVSDAQHVVKVEAVTEVTDSTLSSHTLSDDVEVRASIRHSEISAEKHSLSLEIGASVIRFVKGREGSMQKKIEEEMGVKIIIPSSRKEDSIIIEGISLDSINKASERIQSIVNEAVNSPSLEYSHFISLPLAIHPELVDKLVNFQKSVLGIGDAHLDENADCDSSKDTSDNGDRDRKLNKRPSVVGDDNELVQVDVKSIDEKPDVAVECKVGDDNKHVEVDIKSIPLVSYTPKAAKSSFVSDLGIDKSIFIKPKTFHLTVLMLKLWNKDRVNAATEVLKSISSKVKDALDNRPIFVRLKGLDCMRGSLAKARVVYAPVEEIGDDGRLLRACQVIIDAFNEAGLVLEKDAKQKLKLHATVMNARHQKRKSGTRKLDSFDARDIFKQYGSEEWGEYIIREAHLSQRFLFDESGYYHCCASVPFPEDMKAN, encoded by the exons ATGTTGAGTTTCAGCAGCAGGCCTCTCCTGCTTTTCAG AATAGACCGTTTACTGAGATTAAAACGCACTTATTTGAAACCAACTCCGGTTGATTACCTTCAG GGACGCTGTTTTTACTATAATTTGAGCTGTAATTGGAAGATGGATAGGACAAAAGAAAAGTCAGATGTTGTGTACACGGTCAAAAAGCCAAAAAACAATTATCTTGTATGGAGACCCGTCAGTAGTCAAGCCAGTTTCGCTGAAG AATGCTCAGTAAACCAAGTGAAAGTTGGTTCAGATGATGTTAGTCAAACACAAGAAGTGACAGTTGGGTCAGAAGATATAAGACAAATTCAAGAAGTGCAGTGCAGCACATCGAGTGATGTTTCAGATGCTCAACATGTTGTGAAGGTTGAAGCAGTGACTGAAGTAACTGACTCAACACTCAGTTCTCATACATTGTCGGATGATGTTGAGGTTAGAGCATCAATAAGACACTCAGAGATTTCAGCTGAAAAGCATTCACTTTCACTAGAG ATTGGTGCCTCTGTAATTCGATTTGTCAAGGGAAGAGA GGGATCCATgcagaaaaaaattgaagaggagATGGGAGTTAAGATTATCATTCCATCATCAAGGAAGGAGGATTCGATAA TCATCGAAGGCATTTCATTGGATAGTATAAATAAAGCTTCAGAAAGGATACAATCCATTGTTAATGAG gCAGTCAATAGCCCAAGTCTTGAGTACTCACACTTTATATCTCTTCCATTAGCTATTCATCCAGAACTGGTTGATAAgcttgttaattttcaaaaatctgtCCTGGGAATTGGTGATGCCCACCTAGATGAGAATGCAGATTGTGATTCTAGCAAGGATACTTCTGACAATGGAGACAGGGACCGAAAGTTGAATAAAAGACCTAGTGTAGTTGGAGATGACAATGAGCTTGTTCAAGTGGATGTAAAGAGCATAGATGAAAAACCTGATGTTGCAGTTGAGTGTAAAGTTGGAGATGACAATAAGCATGTTGAAGTGGACATAAAGAGTATACCTCTTGTTAGTTACACGCCTAAAGCAGCAAAGTCTTCCTTTGTATCTG ACTTGGGAATCGACAAGTCCAtatttattaaaccaaaaaccTTTCACTTAACAGTGCTGATGTTGAAGTTGTGGAACAAGGACCGAGTTAATGCAGCTACGGAGGTTTTGAAG AGTATTTCCTCAAAAGTGAAGGATGCCTTGGATAATCGACCCATCTTTGTAAGACTAAAGGGGCTG GATTGCATGAGAGGTTCTTTGGCCAAAGCTCGTGTTGTCTATGCTCCAGTGGAAGAAATAGGTGATGATGGTCGACTTCTCCGTGCATGTC AAGTCATTATTGATGCATTTAATGAAGCTGGACTTGTGCTTGAGAAAGATGCTAAACAGAAATTGAAG TTGCACGCAACTGTAATGAATGCAAGGCATCAGAAAAG GAAGAGTGGGACAAGAAAGCTCGATTCGTTTGATGCACGAGACATTTTCAAGCAATATGGATCTGAGGAATGGGGAGAGTATATTATCCGTGAGGCTCATCTTTCACAGAgatttttatttgatgaaagTGGATATTATCATTGCTGTGCTTCAGTACCTTTTCCTGAAGATATGAAAGCAAACTGA
- the LOC123219374 gene encoding uncharacterized protein LOC123219374 isoform X7 gives MDRTKEKSDVVYTVKKPKNNYLVWRPVSSQASFAEECSVNQVKVGSDDVSQTQEVTVGSEDIRQIQEVQCSTSSDVSDAQHVVKVEAVTEVTDSTLSSHTLSDDVEVRASIRHSEISAEKHSLSLEVVIGLSIIGASVIRFVKGREGSMQKKIEEEMGVKIIIPSSRKEDSIIIEGISLDSINKASERIQSIVNEAVNSPSLEYSHFISLPLAIHPELVDKLVNFQKSVLGIGDAHLDENADCDSSKDTSDNGDRDRKLNKRPSVVGDDNELVQVDVKSIDEKPDVAVECKVGDDNKHVEVDIKSIPLVSYTPKAAKSSFVSADLGIDKSIFIKPKTFHLTVLMLKLWNKDRVNAATEVLKSISSKVKDALDNRPIFVRLKGLDCMRGSLAKARVVYAPVEEIGDDGRLLRACQVIIDAFNEAGLVLEKDAKQKLKLHATVMNARHQKRLYRKSGTRKLDSFDARDIFKQYGSEEWGEYIIREAHLSQRFLFDESGYYHCCASVPFPEDMKAN, from the exons ATGGATAGGACAAAAGAAAAGTCAGATGTTGTGTACACGGTCAAAAAGCCAAAAAACAATTATCTTGTATGGAGACCCGTCAGTAGTCAAGCCAGTTTCGCTGAAG AATGCTCAGTAAACCAAGTGAAAGTTGGTTCAGATGATGTTAGTCAAACACAAGAAGTGACAGTTGGGTCAGAAGATATAAGACAAATTCAAGAAGTGCAGTGCAGCACATCGAGTGATGTTTCAGATGCTCAACATGTTGTGAAGGTTGAAGCAGTGACTGAAGTAACTGACTCAACACTCAGTTCTCATACATTGTCGGATGATGTTGAGGTTAGAGCATCAATAAGACACTCAGAGATTTCAGCTGAAAAGCATTCACTTTCACTAGAGGTAGTGATTGGCTTGTCAATA ATTGGTGCCTCTGTAATTCGATTTGTCAAGGGAAGAGA GGGATCCATgcagaaaaaaattgaagaggagATGGGAGTTAAGATTATCATTCCATCATCAAGGAAGGAGGATTCGATAA TCATCGAAGGCATTTCATTGGATAGTATAAATAAAGCTTCAGAAAGGATACAATCCATTGTTAATGAG gCAGTCAATAGCCCAAGTCTTGAGTACTCACACTTTATATCTCTTCCATTAGCTATTCATCCAGAACTGGTTGATAAgcttgttaattttcaaaaatctgtCCTGGGAATTGGTGATGCCCACCTAGATGAGAATGCAGATTGTGATTCTAGCAAGGATACTTCTGACAATGGAGACAGGGACCGAAAGTTGAATAAAAGACCTAGTGTAGTTGGAGATGACAATGAGCTTGTTCAAGTGGATGTAAAGAGCATAGATGAAAAACCTGATGTTGCAGTTGAGTGTAAAGTTGGAGATGACAATAAGCATGTTGAAGTGGACATAAAGAGTATACCTCTTGTTAGTTACACGCCTAAAGCAGCAAAGTCTTCCTTTGTATCTG CAGACTTGGGAATCGACAAGTCCAtatttattaaaccaaaaaccTTTCACTTAACAGTGCTGATGTTGAAGTTGTGGAACAAGGACCGAGTTAATGCAGCTACGGAGGTTTTGAAG AGTATTTCCTCAAAAGTGAAGGATGCCTTGGATAATCGACCCATCTTTGTAAGACTAAAGGGGCTG GATTGCATGAGAGGTTCTTTGGCCAAAGCTCGTGTTGTCTATGCTCCAGTGGAAGAAATAGGTGATGATGGTCGACTTCTCCGTGCATGTC AAGTCATTATTGATGCATTTAATGAAGCTGGACTTGTGCTTGAGAAAGATGCTAAACAGAAATTGAAG TTGCACGCAACTGTAATGAATGCAAGGCATCAGAAAAG ATTGTACAGGAAGAGTGGGACAAGAAAGCTCGATTCGTTTGATGCACGAGACATTTTCAAGCAATATGGATCTGAGGAATGGGGAGAGTATATTATCCGTGAGGCTCATCTTTCACAGAgatttttatttgatgaaagTGGATATTATCATTGCTGTGCTTCAGTACCTTTTCCTGAAGATATGAAAGCAAACTGA